One segment of Patescibacteria group bacterium DNA contains the following:
- the rnc gene encoding ribonuclease III has protein sequence MSEITKLEKILGVKFKDHDLLISALVHRSYINEHPDFKLDHNERLEFLGDAVLELAVTEYLYENFSNPEGELTNWRASLVNGDSLAEVAAELGLEEYLLMSKGESRDKNSKARQYILANAMEAVIGAIYLEHGFKVASKFVVKNIVSKLKDILEKKLYIDPKSHFQEKAQEKLGVTPSYKVISSFGPDHAKIFRVGVYLEKDLVASGEGSSKQEAQIAAAKAALVIKKWEK, from the coding sequence ATGTCCGAAATAACTAAACTGGAAAAAATTCTGGGTGTGAAATTCAAAGACCATGATTTGTTGATTTCCGCCTTGGTTCACCGCTCTTATATTAATGAGCATCCCGACTTCAAGCTTGATCATAATGAGCGTTTGGAGTTTTTAGGCGATGCGGTTTTAGAGTTGGCGGTGACCGAGTATCTGTATGAAAATTTTTCTAATCCCGAGGGCGAGCTGACTAATTGGCGCGCCTCACTGGTCAATGGCGATTCATTGGCCGAAGTGGCGGCGGAGTTGGGTTTGGAGGAATATTTACTGATGTCAAAGGGCGAGAGCAGGGATAAGAATTCCAAGGCGCGCCAGTATATTTTGGCCAATGCTATGGAGGCGGTCATCGGCGCAATTTATTTAGAACATGGCTTTAAGGTGGCTAGCAAATTTGTCGTTAAGAATATTGTTTCCAAATTGAAAGATATTTTGGAGAAGAAACTTTATATTGATCCTAAAAGCCACTTTCAGGAGAAAGCACAAGAAAAGCTGGGCGTTACCCCGTCTTATAAGGTTATTTCTTCCTTCGGTCCTGATCACGCCAAGATTTTTAGGGTCGGCGTTTACTTGGAGAAAGATTTGGTCGCTTCCGGCGAGGGATCCAGTAAACAGGAAGCGCAGATTGCCGCGGCCAAAGCGGCCTTGGTTATCAAAAAATGGGAAAAGTAA
- the nusB gene encoding transcription antitermination factor NusB codes for MSNRHLSRTIAVQTLYQWDFNDRQDNPLEILEQNKEAFAPDFSDGGFMKQLVQGVMDHVGEIDVLITKFAPEWPLDQITIVDRNVLRLGTYELRYDENVPAKVAINESIELAKAFGGESSGKFVNGVLGAVYKDMGEKEIDKRSAEKRAKEKEQAASIAPQQ; via the coding sequence ATGTCTAATCGCCATTTATCGCGCACCATCGCGGTCCAAACTCTTTATCAGTGGGATTTCAACGATCGCCAGGATAATCCGCTAGAAATTTTAGAACAAAACAAAGAGGCTTTTGCCCCGGATTTTTCTGATGGGGGATTTATGAAACAATTAGTACAGGGCGTAATGGATCATGTTGGAGAGATTGATGTTTTAATCACTAAGTTCGCTCCGGAGTGGCCATTAGATCAGATTACTATCGTGGATCGTAATGTTTTGCGTTTAGGCACTTATGAATTGCGTTATGATGAAAATGTTCCGGCCAAAGTGGCGATTAATGAGTCTATAGAATTGGCTAAAGCGTTCGGTGGCGAGTCCTCCGGAAAGTTTGTTAATGGCGTCCTGGGCGCTGTTTACAAAGATATGGGCGAAAAAGAAATTGATAAGCGCTCGGCAGAAAAGAGAGCTAAAGAAAAGGAACAGGCTGCCAGCATTGCGCCGCAACAATAA
- the rpmF gene encoding 50S ribosomal protein L32 yields MGLPSKRRTKTSKKERASHFALKPKALTKCSQCGKPVMPHHACGSCGNYKGRTAIKIKVKSSATKAKKKK; encoded by the coding sequence ATGGGTTTACCTAGCAAACGAAGGACAAAAACATCCAAGAAGGAGCGGGCATCGCATTTTGCGCTCAAGCCCAAAGCCTTAACCAAATGCAGCCAGTGTGGCAAACCGGTGATGCCTCATCATGCCTGTGGCTCTTGCGGTAATTATAAGGGACGGACAGCAATTAAGATTAAGGTCAAATCATCCGCCACCAAAGCCAAAAAGAAAAAGTAA
- a CDS encoding lipocalin family protein translates to MLGHKPIKLPQDELPHDNIIEWWYFNGQLQDKAGRRYPFMDCLFKANPRRVKIPFLPRLPFDDLYFSHHLLTDLAKKKFYSAIEPLVFLAPDSFKKKNFYARYSPPNITKQRQNLMEKTSANSWHLKTDLFDLTLTSRKPPLLVGGKGYLTLANTATYYYSLTDLETRGKIFLDGKSIEVRGRSWMDHQWADATYTKPRWDWFSLQLDNRHELLCFNFNYRRQTIGLASIILPDGSQKHCRGVEITSLSGDWRSPDTGAAYPLAWQIKIPSEKINLRTAPLMEQSEMIFGSINYWEGGLSVKGDWQGKKVSGQGFMELVGYPGRLSRINYYQNKIKRQLQGEIKKIFKH, encoded by the coding sequence ATGCTGGGCCATAAACCAATCAAATTACCCCAAGACGAACTGCCTCACGATAATATTATTGAGTGGTGGTATTTCAACGGTCAATTGCAAGACAAGGCCGGCCGACGCTATCCCTTCATGGATTGCCTGTTTAAGGCTAATCCTCGCCGAGTTAAAATTCCTTTTCTGCCACGCCTGCCTTTCGACGATCTGTACTTTTCCCATCACCTGTTGACCGACTTGGCGAAAAAAAAATTTTATAGTGCCATTGAACCGTTGGTCTTCTTGGCCCCTGACAGCTTCAAGAAAAAAAACTTCTACGCTCGTTACAGCCCGCCCAATATTACCAAGCAAAGACAAAACTTAATGGAAAAAACCTCGGCTAACAGTTGGCATTTAAAAACCGACTTGTTTGACCTGACTTTAACCAGTCGTAAACCGCCGCTGTTGGTCGGTGGCAAAGGTTATCTCACCTTAGCCAATACTGCCACTTATTATTATTCTTTGACTGATTTAGAAACTCGAGGTAAGATTTTCCTTGACGGTAAAAGCATTGAAGTCAGAGGACGATCCTGGATGGACCACCAATGGGCTGACGCCACTTACACTAAACCCCGCTGGGATTGGTTTTCCTTGCAATTGGACAATCGCCACGAACTGCTATGCTTTAATTTCAACTATCGTCGACAAACCATTGGTCTGGCTTCGATTATCCTACCCGATGGCAGCCAAAAGCACTGCCGAGGCGTAGAAATTACATCGCTCTCCGGCGACTGGCGCAGTCCGGACACGGGAGCGGCCTATCCTCTGGCTTGGCAGATAAAAATCCCGTCAGAAAAAATCAATCTGCGGACAGCGCCATTAATGGAACAATCAGAGATGATTTTCGGTTCCATTAACTATTGGGAAGGCGGGCTTTCGGTTAAAGGCGATTGGCAAGGCAAAAAAGTCTCGGGTCAGGGTTTTATGGAGTTAGTCGGCTATCCCGGACGACTTAGCCGCATTAATTATTATCAAAATAAAATTAAACGGCAACTACAGGGAGAAATAAAGAAAATTTTCAAACACTAA
- the cfa gene encoding cyclopropane fatty acyl phospholipid synthase gives MSENTKTWANRLLEPTGIVLDGPNPWDPQIKNPKLYDRVKAQGSLGLGESYMDGWWECDKLDEFFYRLLSSDIYSRLNLSLPVILSFLKAKLINLQAVSRAFQIGEKHYDTGNDLFVAMLGTSMTYSCGYFKDTDSLDQAEEAKLDLICRKINLQPGQRVLDIGCGWGSFARHAAKNYGAKVVGITVSKEQKKLAEELCVGLDVEFRLQDYRKVNEKFDHLISIGMIEHVGAKNYRTYMEVAKRCLKNDGLFLLHTIGSLKSSSNTDPWIEKYIFPNGSLPSLKQLTTAVEGLFVIEDVHNFGAYYDKTLMAWHANFENAWSELKNNYDERFYRMWRYYLLCCAGVFRARAIQLWQIALSPKGVKNGYQSIR, from the coding sequence ATGTCTGAAAACACCAAAACCTGGGCCAATCGCTTGCTTGAGCCCACCGGTATTGTTTTAGACGGTCCCAACCCCTGGGATCCACAAATTAAAAACCCCAAACTCTATGATCGCGTTAAAGCGCAAGGATCGCTGGGCTTGGGAGAATCCTACATGGATGGCTGGTGGGAATGCGATAAGTTAGACGAGTTTTTTTATCGCCTGCTCTCCAGTGACATTTACAGCCGCCTCAATTTGTCTTTGCCTGTCATTTTGAGCTTCCTTAAGGCCAAGTTAATTAACCTTCAAGCAGTCAGTCGCGCTTTCCAAATCGGCGAAAAACATTACGACACAGGCAATGATCTGTTTGTGGCTATGCTTGGGACAAGCATGACTTACAGCTGCGGCTATTTCAAAGATACGGATAGCTTAGACCAGGCCGAGGAAGCCAAACTTGACCTAATCTGCCGGAAAATCAATCTCCAACCCGGGCAACGCGTTTTAGACATTGGTTGCGGCTGGGGCAGTTTTGCCCGCCATGCCGCCAAAAACTACGGCGCTAAAGTCGTAGGCATTACCGTTTCCAAAGAACAAAAAAAATTAGCTGAGGAATTATGTGTCGGATTGGATGTGGAATTTCGATTGCAAGATTATCGGAAGGTGAACGAAAAGTTCGATCATTTGATTTCTATCGGCATGATTGAACATGTTGGAGCCAAAAACTACCGCACCTATATGGAGGTGGCCAAACGCTGTCTAAAAAATGACGGCTTATTCCTGTTGCACACCATCGGCAGCCTGAAATCCAGCAGCAATACCGACCCTTGGATTGAAAAATATATATTCCCCAACGGTTCCCTGCCATCACTTAAACAGTTGACCACCGCCGTTGAGGGGCTATTCGTAATAGAGGATGTCCATAACTTCGGCGCTTATTACGACAAAACCCTGATGGCCTGGCACGCCAACTTTGAAAACGCTTGGTCGGAATTAAAGAACAATTACGATGAAAGATTCTACCGTATGTGGCGCTATTACCTCTTATGTTGCGCCGGAGTCTTCCGCGCCCGAGCGATTCAATTATGGCAAATCGCCTTGTCCCCGAAAGGCGTCAAAAACGGTTACCAATCAATCAGATAA
- a CDS encoding DEAD/DEAH box helicase, with amino-acid sequence MSTRSFGRSSRFGKPSSHKRRAPSGSSSRSAGGRSVSGRSNSRFRDQNINPALFVSRAEPIVKAKPYQSKNAFADFAIDENLKNNIKAKGYITPTPIQDEAIPAVLEGLDVVGVANTGTGKTAAFLLPLLHKVIVNPKENILIIVPTRELAGQINQELIDFRARLRIFSVCCVGGTSIGRQISDLHRQHNFIIGTPGRLKDLIERGLIKPARFATIVLDEADRMLDMGFVNDMRFIMGLMPQERQTLFFSATVNREIDKLIGEFLTNPVTISVKTGNTSKNIEQDVIRVRHDGEKLSVLQEILAKPEFSKVLIFGRTKFGVEKLSIALTHSGFKADAIHGNKNQNKRQLALKLFKENRTQILVATDVAARGLDIPNVSHVINYDIPATYEDYVHRIGRTGRADQMGKALTFIS; translated from the coding sequence ATGTCTACAAGAAGTTTCGGCCGAAGCTCCCGCTTTGGCAAACCCTCAAGTCACAAGCGCCGAGCGCCTAGTGGCTCAAGTTCCCGATCTGCCGGTGGCAGATCCGTTTCCGGTCGCAGTAACAGTCGTTTCCGTGACCAGAATATCAATCCCGCTCTGTTCGTCTCAAGGGCTGAACCGATCGTTAAGGCTAAGCCGTATCAATCAAAAAATGCTTTTGCCGATTTCGCTATTGATGAAAATTTAAAAAATAATATTAAGGCGAAGGGGTATATTACACCGACACCTATTCAGGATGAAGCGATTCCTGCTGTTTTGGAAGGTTTAGACGTGGTTGGCGTTGCTAATACCGGTACCGGAAAAACCGCTGCTTTTCTTTTGCCCTTGCTTCACAAAGTTATTGTAAATCCCAAAGAAAATATTTTGATTATCGTGCCAACTCGCGAATTGGCTGGCCAGATTAACCAGGAGTTGATTGATTTTCGTGCCCGGCTAAGAATTTTTTCCGTTTGCTGTGTCGGCGGAACCTCTATCGGTCGCCAGATTTCCGATTTGCATCGCCAGCATAATTTTATTATCGGTACGCCAGGCAGGTTAAAGGATTTGATTGAACGCGGCTTGATCAAGCCGGCCAGATTCGCTACGATTGTTTTGGATGAAGCGGATCGCATGTTGGATATGGGCTTCGTTAATGACATGAGATTCATTATGGGCCTTATGCCTCAGGAAAGACAGACTTTGTTTTTCTCCGCTACGGTTAATAGGGAGATTGATAAGTTAATCGGCGAGTTTTTGACCAATCCCGTGACTATTTCAGTCAAGACCGGCAATACTTCCAAAAATATTGAGCAAGATGTTATCAGGGTCAGGCATGATGGAGAAAAACTGTCGGTGCTGCAAGAAATATTAGCCAAGCCGGAGTTTTCCAAGGTATTGATTTTCGGCCGTACCAAATTCGGCGTCGAGAAATTATCCATTGCTTTGACCCACAGCGGTTTTAAGGCCGATGCCATTCACGGTAACAAGAATCAGAACAAGCGCCAATTAGCTTTGAAATTATTCAAGGAGAATAGAACTCAGATCCTGGTGGCCACTGATGTGGCGGCTCGAGGCCTGGATATCCCCAATGTCAGCCACGTCATTAATTATGATATTCCGGCGACTTATGAGGATTATGTCCATCGCATCGGCCGTACCGGACGTGCCGATCAAATGGGCAAGGCTTTGACATTCATTAGCTAA
- a CDS encoding protein phosphatase 2C domain-containing protein, translating into MNLTIWFWKYIKYITEKLTTQRKNSLPLTTQGTIISETVTATNNIRRKNEMSEARTFKIFQGSVIGREHTRLWRNNQDGLRTGSTKIAGKLYHFGIVCDGCSGGENNEVGAKLVSAYLCSEIPMMLMAGSSIGDIPDALFNRCVGYLRSIASLTIIGDPRQSIQFIKDHLLCTILGFIMDDEIVVIFSAGDGTIIVDDAITRIDQDNRPSYPAYSLIDRQFINLQGGELPTSFETTFIYLDDIKKFAICSDGVTDAAVPYLWGHNNPLGLQRKLKNIARGSESFGDDCTVIAVELIPNEPVTGVIAETIEAAEGVGEIS; encoded by the coding sequence ATGAACCTTACAATTTGGTTTTGGAAGTATATAAAATATATAACTGAGAAGCTGACAACTCAAAGGAAGAATAGTTTACCGCTGACAACTCAAGGAACAATTATCTCAGAAACCGTAACTGCTACTAACAACATAAGGAGAAAAAATGAAATGAGCGAGGCCAGAACCTTTAAAATATTCCAAGGCTCCGTTATTGGTCGGGAGCATACCCGTCTCTGGAGAAACAATCAAGACGGGTTGCGGACCGGATCAACGAAAATTGCCGGCAAGCTTTATCATTTCGGTATCGTTTGCGATGGTTGCAGCGGAGGAGAAAACAACGAAGTCGGAGCAAAATTAGTTTCGGCCTATCTCTGCAGCGAGATTCCAATGATGCTAATGGCAGGTTCGTCCATCGGCGATATCCCTGATGCATTATTCAATCGTTGCGTCGGCTATCTGCGTTCCATCGCTTCATTGACAATTATTGGTGATCCTCGACAATCAATCCAGTTTATTAAGGACCATCTGCTTTGTACGATTCTGGGATTCATTATGGATGATGAAATAGTGGTCATTTTCTCAGCCGGTGACGGCACCATCATTGTTGATGATGCAATCACCCGCATCGATCAAGACAATCGTCCCTCCTATCCAGCCTACTCTTTGATTGATCGCCAATTCATAAACCTGCAAGGCGGCGAATTGCCGACATCATTTGAAACTACGTTTATTTATTTGGACGACATAAAAAAATTCGCTATTTGTTCGGATGGCGTCACCGATGCCGCCGTTCCGTATCTGTGGGGGCACAACAACCCCTTGGGTTTGCAACGTAAATTGAAGAACATAGCACGCGGCAGTGAATCCTTTGGCGATGACTGTACGGTTATCGCCGTCGAACTTATCCCGAATGAACCGGTAACCGGCGTCATCGCCGAAACAATAGAGGCTGCTGAAGGAGTAGGAGAAATATCATGA
- a CDS encoding vWA domain-containing protein — MSTASKASITGLFQCDDAKVLGITSDASDVIIANLNANNLPMCVGAPIDQLASDDVIVIEFILDASPSMEEVADLLIETFNEVMIEGLRGSSKKTANAIVIGGIAFSRDIRSLFGGGFVRLEELPKLTKREYNPSNGSSTNLYQALLDGITAASAYGLQVLQENSTPPKIIVICLTDGGDNCHQADPADVKTLTETMSRELCKFPLAVFETYERVDCQQIAGATGFEAHNFKKQPGETKEDLQRRFRHMMGTMSSSIISASQAKIGTDSKSAFWTPGQ, encoded by the coding sequence ATGAGTACAGCTTCAAAAGCCAGTATTACTGGTTTGTTCCAGTGCGACGACGCGAAAGTCCTCGGCATTACAAGTGATGCTTCGGACGTCATAATCGCCAACTTGAATGCCAACAACCTACCCATGTGCGTTGGTGCGCCCATTGACCAGCTTGCCTCCGATGACGTAATAGTCATTGAATTTATTCTTGACGCCTCCCCCTCAATGGAAGAAGTTGCCGACCTGCTGATTGAAACCTTCAACGAGGTAATGATCGAGGGATTGCGCGGTTCTTCCAAAAAAACCGCCAATGCCATCGTCATCGGCGGCATTGCCTTCAGTCGGGACATCAGGAGTTTGTTCGGCGGCGGCTTCGTACGTTTGGAGGAATTGCCCAAGCTGACCAAACGCGAATACAACCCCAGCAACGGTTCTTCCACCAATCTGTACCAAGCCCTGTTGGACGGCATCACTGCGGCTAGCGCCTACGGTCTTCAAGTCTTACAAGAAAACAGCACACCGCCCAAAATTATCGTCATCTGTTTGACGGACGGGGGGGACAACTGCCACCAAGCAGACCCGGCCGATGTGAAAACCTTGACTGAAACTATGAGCCGCGAACTCTGCAAATTCCCTCTGGCCGTTTTTGAAACTTACGAACGGGTTGATTGCCAGCAGATTGCTGGAGCCACCGGTTTTGAAGCTCATAACTTCAAAAAACAGCCGGGCGAAACCAAAGAAGATCTTCAGCGGCGTTTCCGCCACATGATGGGCACGATGTCCAGCTCAATTATTTCGGCCAGCCAAGCAAAAATCGGCACGGATTCGAAATCGGCTTTCTGGACGCCGGGACAATAA
- the nadE gene encoding NAD(+) synthase — protein sequence MTNNQEGKQNSMYALDRESCGAVVNRAAKWGLSYCQRNGIHYLITPSSGGRDSAITLGINQRVCQLATREKYPLTSVGVTLPCHTPEKITRLGQLAIRTFGAEELGPLDLSVDFDELMELLFGENFYGDKLDQEIKAIMCKKNDQAGLAHWKGNLQVARGNIKARLRMIAAYHIAKMFGSGVVVGTDNLSEFWMGFWTLHGDVGDIGYIQNLLKGLELESIARYLGVPKKIMAEEPSDGLGVKKGGDAAQLGADYPTLDVMMLDLIQQGFNLDGHKKQLDNLPQPRIQSADPELILSLAARAVGNSFKRRGPTYPSRKQLGLLPLEVIKICPFP from the coding sequence TTGACCAACAACCAAGAAGGGAAACAAAACAGCATGTACGCGTTGGACAGAGAAAGTTGCGGTGCGGTAGTCAATAGGGCCGCCAAGTGGGGTCTTTCCTATTGCCAAAGAAACGGCATTCATTACCTGATTACTCCGAGTTCCGGCGGCCGTGACAGCGCCATCACCCTGGGTATCAACCAGCGGGTCTGCCAATTGGCGACTCGAGAAAAATACCCATTGACTTCAGTCGGCGTGACACTGCCCTGCCATACTCCGGAAAAAATTACCCGGCTGGGGCAATTGGCCATCAGAACCTTCGGAGCCGAGGAGTTAGGACCGCTTGATTTAAGTGTGGACTTTGACGAGCTGATGGAATTGCTATTTGGAGAAAACTTTTATGGCGATAAATTAGACCAGGAAATCAAGGCGATTATGTGCAAGAAAAATGACCAAGCCGGGCTGGCTCATTGGAAAGGCAACCTCCAAGTCGCCCGGGGCAATATCAAAGCCCGCCTGCGTATGATCGCCGCTTACCACATTGCCAAAATGTTCGGCAGCGGAGTAGTGGTCGGCACCGACAACCTATCGGAATTCTGGATGGGCTTCTGGACGCTTCACGGCGACGTCGGCGACATCGGTTATATCCAGAATCTGCTTAAGGGACTGGAACTGGAATCAATCGCCAGATACCTCGGCGTACCCAAAAAAATCATGGCCGAAGAACCGTCGGACGGCTTGGGTGTTAAAAAGGGCGGTGATGCCGCCCAACTCGGAGCGGACTACCCGACTTTGGACGTCATGATGCTTGATTTGATTCAACAGGGCTTTAACTTGGACGGACACAAAAAACAATTGGATAACTTGCCTCAACCTCGGATTCAGTCAGCCGACCCCGAACTGATTCTCTCCTTAGCAGCTAGGGCAGTGGGAAATTCGTTCAAGCGACGCGGACCAACCTACCCCTCGCGCAAACAACTGGGCCTGCTACCCCTTGAGGTCATCAAGATCTGCCCCTTCCCTTGA